The following coding sequences lie in one Erwinia amylovora genomic window:
- a CDS encoding YjbH domain-containing protein: MKKRYLLSLLSLSVACACQAQADIYADPIGPSQSDFGGAGLLQVPSARMAREGEFSLNYRYNDQYVFYSSSVQLFPWMEATIRYTDVKTREYSADSSFSGTQTYKDKAFDLKLRLWQEGFWLPQVSLGARDLGGTGLFDSEYLAASKAWGPFDFTLGLGWGYIGNSGTVKNPFCSIGSRYCQRTKGNGTAGSLSAGEMFKGPTAFFGGVEYQTPWRPLRLKVEYEGNDYQGDFAGRLKQNSKVNVGAIYRLTDWADVNVSYERGNTLMAGFTLRTNFNDLHQNQLDSAKPSYNPQPQERFLDPAVTAEQLNQLKYNAGLDAPNMQVDGSTLYVTGEQDKYRDTQLSVDRANVIMANHLPAGIDTLRVTQTRSHMPQVTTQTDVASLQRQLAGYPLGKEEKLQQQRVNPIAPRHVEQGFHISDNRLDYGLSPILNQSVGGPESFYLYQVGVMANASFWLTDHLLLDGSLFGNLSNNYDKFNYDGAPNDSTLPRVRTHIRDYVENDVYVSNLQVNYMHELGNGFYGQLYGGYLETMFGGAGGEVLYRPLDASWAVGVDANYVKRRDWNNMMKFTDYTARVGNITAYWQPWFMRNLLVKASVGQYLAEDKGVTLDVSKRFNSGIIVGAYATKTNVSSQEYGEGDFTKGFYISIPLDVFSVIPTRDRAQINWTPLTRDGGQMLGRKYQLYDMTSDRDASYR, encoded by the coding sequence ATGAAAAAACGCTATCTTCTCAGCCTGCTGTCACTTTCCGTTGCCTGTGCCTGCCAGGCTCAGGCTGACATCTATGCAGACCCCATTGGCCCGTCACAGTCCGACTTTGGTGGCGCAGGCTTGCTACAGGTACCCAGTGCGCGCATGGCCCGCGAGGGCGAGTTCAGTCTTAACTATCGCTACAACGACCAGTATGTTTTCTACTCATCCTCGGTTCAGCTGTTCCCGTGGATGGAGGCAACAATCCGCTATACCGATGTGAAAACCCGCGAGTACAGCGCGGATTCAAGCTTCTCCGGCACACAGACTTACAAAGATAAGGCTTTCGACCTCAAGCTGCGGCTATGGCAGGAGGGGTTCTGGCTACCGCAGGTTTCCCTGGGAGCGCGCGATCTGGGCGGCACCGGACTGTTTGACAGCGAATATCTGGCGGCCAGTAAAGCCTGGGGCCCGTTTGATTTCACCCTTGGCCTGGGGTGGGGCTATATCGGCAACAGCGGTACGGTGAAAAATCCGTTCTGTTCGATCGGGAGTAGATATTGCCAGCGCACCAAAGGCAACGGTACTGCCGGTTCGCTCAGCGCCGGCGAGATGTTCAAAGGACCTACGGCGTTCTTTGGCGGGGTTGAATACCAAACCCCGTGGCGACCGTTGCGCCTGAAGGTGGAGTATGAAGGCAATGACTATCAGGGTGACTTTGCTGGCCGTCTGAAGCAGAACAGCAAGGTTAACGTCGGTGCCATTTACCGCCTGACCGACTGGGCAGATGTCAACGTCAGCTACGAGCGTGGTAACACCTTAATGGCTGGTTTTACCTTGCGTACCAACTTCAACGATCTGCATCAAAATCAGCTGGATAGCGCCAAACCGTCCTATAACCCGCAGCCGCAGGAACGTTTCCTCGATCCGGCCGTGACCGCTGAACAGCTGAACCAGCTGAAATACAACGCCGGGCTGGACGCGCCGAATATGCAGGTGGACGGCAGTACTCTGTATGTCACCGGAGAACAGGATAAATACCGTGATACCCAGCTCAGCGTGGATCGCGCCAATGTGATTATGGCGAATCATCTGCCGGCCGGTATCGATACGCTACGCGTGACCCAAACGCGCAGTCACATGCCGCAGGTCACTACGCAAACCGATGTTGCCAGCCTGCAACGTCAGCTGGCGGGCTATCCACTCGGGAAGGAAGAGAAATTACAGCAGCAGCGAGTTAACCCGATTGCGCCGCGGCATGTCGAGCAGGGATTCCACATCAGTGACAATCGCCTGGACTACGGCCTCTCACCAATTCTTAACCAGTCGGTTGGGGGGCCAGAAAGTTTTTATCTGTATCAGGTTGGCGTCATGGCCAATGCCAGCTTCTGGCTAACGGATCATCTGCTGCTGGATGGCAGCCTGTTCGGCAATCTGTCCAACAACTACGATAAGTTCAACTACGACGGCGCGCCGAATGACTCGACGCTGCCACGGGTACGCACCCATATTCGAGACTACGTTGAAAATGACGTGTATGTGAGTAACCTGCAGGTTAACTACATGCATGAGCTGGGTAACGGATTCTACGGCCAGCTCTACGGCGGCTATCTGGAGACGATGTTCGGTGGGGCCGGCGGCGAAGTGCTGTATCGCCCGCTGGACGCCAGCTGGGCGGTGGGGGTCGATGCTAACTATGTCAAGCGTCGCGACTGGAATAATATGATGAAGTTCACCGACTATACGGCCAGGGTGGGCAATATCACCGCTTACTGGCAGCCGTGGTTTATGCGTAACCTGCTGGTAAAAGCCAGCGTTGGCCAATATCTGGCCGAGGATAAAGGCGTTACGCTGGACGTGTCGAAGCGCTTTAACAGCGGGATTATCGTAGGGGCTTATGCCACCAAGACCAACGTTTCATCGCAAGAGTACGGCGAAGGGGACTTTACCAAAGGTTTCTATATTTCCATCCCGCTGGATGTGTTCAGCGTGATACCAACCCGGGATCGTGCGCAGATCAACTGGACGCCGCTGACGCGTGACGGTGGTCAGATGTTGGGACGTAAATACCAGTTGTATGATATGACCAGCGATCGCGACGCCAGCTACCGATAA
- a CDS encoding capsule biosynthesis GfcC D2 domain-containing protein, which yields MKKITILLAGILAVLSLQARADGKVNIFYPGQNQPLVVNHMADLEQLVTNPALAQKTWWPGTAIGEKQATAGVIQQQQQLLARLQTWRDQLRNDDDGALAAAVENVRQQIAALKVTGRQFVNLDPDWVRLRPGANRRLEGEYSVYTLKKPTSITLAGVIENSGRTPWVAGRSASGYLSEHPRMSGAERNIALLISPGGEVSEVPVAYWNHRHTEPQAGSTLFVGFSAWTLPRAYADLNIQIVSVLTHWIPD from the coding sequence ATGAAAAAAATAACCATTTTACTAGCGGGAATTTTGGCAGTGCTTTCGCTGCAGGCCCGTGCGGACGGGAAGGTCAATATTTTTTATCCCGGACAGAATCAGCCGCTGGTAGTTAATCATATGGCGGATCTGGAACAGCTGGTCACCAACCCGGCGCTGGCGCAGAAAACCTGGTGGCCGGGTACGGCGATCGGCGAAAAGCAGGCAACGGCGGGCGTGATCCAACAGCAACAGCAACTTTTGGCACGCTTACAGACGTGGCGCGATCAATTGCGCAATGACGATGACGGCGCACTGGCAGCAGCAGTGGAAAACGTCCGTCAGCAGATCGCCGCGCTGAAGGTTACCGGGCGTCAATTTGTTAACCTGGACCCGGACTGGGTGCGATTACGGCCAGGAGCCAACCGCCGGCTTGAGGGCGAATATAGCGTCTACACGTTAAAGAAACCGACTTCGATCACCTTGGCAGGCGTGATTGAAAATTCAGGGAGAACCCCTTGGGTAGCAGGTCGGTCAGCGTCCGGGTATCTGAGTGAACATCCGCGAATGAGCGGTGCCGAGCGCAACATCGCGCTGCTTATCTCACCCGGTGGTGAAGTGTCGGAGGTGCCGGTAGCGTACTGGAATCACCGCCACACAGAGCCGCAGGCGGGCAGTACGCTGTTTGTCGGCTTCTCCGCCTGGACGCTGCCGCGCGCCTACGCCGATCTCAACATACAGATCGTTTCTGTCCTGACGCACTGGATCCCTGACTGA
- a CDS encoding YjbF family lipoprotein, with protein MRNLPLLLLCLLLQACSQTQKGLGESLRLALFGADDIRMTNGQINNLPYASMYLRVNGGQQIFVVLGYNENGQQKWITRDKAMLAMEHGRLVKTVGLADNLNEVSNLQRDPLRDALHLSEGASWSRIVSWTVNGKSRAATVTSRFIQGQDEVLQLAGQPVACRVWYEEVALAENGASWRNTFWVDASSGQVRQSQQTLGTDALSIEATILKPATS; from the coding sequence TTGCGAAACCTACCACTGCTGCTGCTTTGCCTTTTGCTTCAGGCATGTAGCCAAACTCAAAAAGGATTGGGTGAATCCCTCCGGTTGGCCCTGTTCGGCGCAGATGACATCCGGATGACTAACGGACAGATCAACAATCTGCCCTACGCCAGTATGTATTTGCGGGTAAACGGCGGGCAGCAAATTTTTGTGGTGCTGGGTTATAACGAAAACGGCCAGCAGAAGTGGATAACGCGTGATAAAGCGATGCTGGCGATGGAGCATGGCCGCCTGGTTAAAACCGTAGGATTGGCGGATAACCTCAACGAGGTCAGTAATCTGCAGCGTGACCCGCTGCGAGATGCGCTGCACCTGAGTGAAGGGGCGAGCTGGAGCCGTATTGTCAGCTGGACGGTAAACGGTAAATCGCGAGCCGCTACGGTAACCTCGCGCTTTATCCAGGGGCAAGATGAGGTGCTGCAACTGGCCGGTCAGCCGGTAGCCTGTCGCGTCTGGTACGAAGAGGTTGCGCTGGCTGAAAATGGCGCATCCTGGCGCAATACATTCTGGGTTGATGCCTCCAGTGGGCAGGTTCGTCAGTCACAGCAAACACTGGGAACAGACGCTCTCTCTATCGAAGCTACCATTTTGAAACCTGCAACATCATGA
- the yjbE gene encoding exopolysaccharide production protein YjbE, whose protein sequence is MKKVLWALTAIMYLAGASGVFAAEPTGAALQNGSAAGGEAGAISAGTTTAVGIGVVGALAGIAVASSGGSSSGSNTATSTTVATTR, encoded by the coding sequence ATGAAAAAAGTCTTATGGGCTCTAACAGCCATAATGTACTTAGCGGGCGCTTCTGGCGTATTTGCCGCCGAGCCTACTGGTGCAGCGTTGCAAAACGGCAGTGCAGCCGGTGGCGAAGCAGGTGCAATATCAGCCGGTACCACGACTGCCGTAGGTATCGGTGTTGTCGGCGCTTTGGCCGGTATTGCCGTAGCCTCGTCTGGCGGCAGTAGTAGTGGTTCTAATACCGCAACCAGTACGACTGTCGCTACGACCCGTTAA
- the pgi gene encoding glucose-6-phosphate isomerase, translating into MKNTNPTKTAAWKALQQHFEQMKDVHISDLFAADANRFADFSATFDDRMLVDFSKNRITSETLEKLQALAKETDLQSAIKAMYSGEKINRTEDRAVLHVALRNRSNTPIVVDGKDVMPEVNAVLAKMKAFSERIISGEWKGFTGKAITDVVNIGIGGSDLGPFMVTEALRPYKNHLKMHFVSNVDGTHIAETLKMLSPETTLFLVASKTFTTQETMTNAHSAREWFLTSGQPRDVAKHFAALSTNGKAVSEFGIDTDNMFEFWDWVGGRYSMWSAIGLSIVLSIGFENFEKLLDGAHAMDRHFADTPEEKNLPILLALIGIWYNNFFGAETEAILPYDQYMHRFAAYFQQGNMESNGKYIDRAGNAVSYQTGPIIWGEPGTNGQHAFYQLIHQGTKLVPCDFIAPAVSHNKLSDHHSKLLSNFFAQTEALAFGKSREAVEQEFADAGKDAKSVEHIVPYKVFEGNRPTNSILLRDITPYTLGALVALYEHKIFTQGAILNIFSFDQWGVELGKQLASRILPELSDASEVSSHDSSTNGLINRYKSWR; encoded by the coding sequence ATGAAAAATACCAATCCGACAAAAACCGCAGCCTGGAAGGCGCTGCAGCAGCATTTTGAACAGATGAAAGATGTCCACATTTCTGACCTTTTCGCCGCGGATGCCAACCGGTTTGCTGACTTCTCTGCCACGTTCGACGATCGGATGCTGGTGGATTTCTCAAAAAACCGCATCACCAGTGAAACGCTGGAAAAATTGCAGGCGCTGGCGAAAGAGACTGATTTGCAGAGCGCGATTAAAGCGATGTATTCCGGTGAGAAGATCAACCGTACCGAAGACCGCGCGGTGCTACATGTTGCGCTGCGTAACCGCAGTAATACGCCGATCGTCGTTGATGGCAAAGACGTGATGCCTGAGGTGAATGCGGTGCTGGCGAAAATGAAAGCGTTCTCTGAGCGCATCATCAGCGGCGAATGGAAAGGTTTTACCGGAAAGGCCATCACCGACGTGGTGAATATCGGTATTGGTGGTTCCGATCTTGGCCCGTTTATGGTGACAGAAGCGCTGCGTCCATATAAGAACCATCTTAAAATGCATTTCGTTTCTAACGTTGATGGCACCCATATTGCTGAAACGCTGAAAATGCTAAGCCCGGAAACCACGCTGTTCCTCGTCGCCTCAAAAACGTTCACCACTCAGGAAACCATGACCAATGCCCATAGCGCGCGTGAATGGTTCCTGACCTCAGGCCAACCGCGGGATGTGGCGAAACACTTTGCCGCATTGTCGACTAACGGCAAAGCGGTGAGTGAGTTTGGTATTGATACCGACAACATGTTTGAGTTCTGGGACTGGGTTGGTGGCCGTTACTCGATGTGGTCAGCGATTGGCTTGTCTATCGTGCTTTCTATCGGTTTCGAAAACTTTGAGAAACTGCTGGACGGTGCACACGCCATGGACCGCCACTTTGCGGATACCCCGGAAGAAAAAAACCTGCCGATACTGCTGGCGCTGATTGGCATCTGGTATAACAACTTCTTTGGCGCAGAAACTGAAGCGATCCTGCCATACGACCAGTATATGCACCGTTTTGCCGCCTATTTCCAGCAGGGCAATATGGAGTCCAATGGTAAGTATATCGATCGTGCTGGCAATGCGGTTTCTTACCAGACTGGCCCAATTATCTGGGGAGAGCCGGGTACAAACGGACAGCATGCGTTTTACCAGCTGATCCATCAGGGCACCAAGCTGGTCCCTTGTGACTTCATCGCCCCGGCGGTGTCGCATAATAAGCTAAGCGACCATCACAGCAAGCTGCTGTCGAACTTCTTTGCCCAGACTGAAGCGCTGGCGTTTGGTAAATCGCGCGAGGCGGTGGAACAAGAGTTTGCCGATGCAGGCAAGGATGCGAAATCAGTCGAACACATTGTGCCTTACAAGGTATTCGAGGGTAATCGTCCTACCAACTCAATACTGCTGCGCGATATCACCCCGTACACCCTCGGTGCGCTGGTTGCACTGTATGAGCATAAGATCTTCACTCAGGGCGCAATACTCAACATCTTCAGCTTTGATCAATGGGGTGTTGAGCTGGGTAAACAACTGGCCAGCCGGATTCTGCCTGAGCTGTCTGATGCGTCAGAAGTCAGCAGCCATGACAGTTCTACTAACGGGCTGATTAACCGTTATAAATCCTGGCGTTAA
- the lysC gene encoding lysine-sensitive aspartokinase 3 — protein sequence MSQNLIVAKFGGTSVADYTAMNRSADVVLSNPDVRLVVLSASAGVTNLLVALAEGQQQEQRTALLDEIRRIQYAIINPLNHPGVIREEIDRILDNISTLSDAAALATSTALTDELVGHGELMSTLLFVEVLRQRNVAAEWFDVRKVMRTNDRFGRAEPESTALTELVNSQLKPRTAEALIVTQGFIGCEAQGRTTTLGRGGSDYTAALLGEALHASRIDIWTDVPGIYTTDPRVVPSAKRIDEITFEEAAEMATFGAKVLHPATLLPAVRSDIPVFVGSSKNPSAGGTIVCNETRHPPLFRALALRRKQTLLTLHSLNMLHARGFLAEVFNILARHSISVDLITTSEVSVALTLDTTGSTSTSDSLLTQALLTELSSLCRVEVEENLALVAIIGNQLSKACGVGKEVFGVLEPFNLRMICYGASSYNLCFLVPGNDAEKIVQTLHRNIFE from the coding sequence ATGTCTCAAAATTTGATCGTGGCGAAATTCGGCGGCACCAGCGTTGCCGACTATACCGCTATGAACCGCAGTGCCGATGTGGTGTTATCCAACCCCGATGTGCGTCTGGTGGTTCTCTCCGCGTCTGCGGGCGTAACCAATCTGCTGGTTGCCCTCGCTGAAGGCCAGCAGCAGGAACAGCGCACCGCCCTGCTGGATGAAATCCGCCGAATTCAATACGCGATTATCAACCCGCTTAACCATCCGGGCGTTATACGCGAGGAAATCGACCGCATCCTGGATAATATCAGCACGCTGTCTGATGCCGCCGCGCTGGCGACATCGACTGCATTGACCGATGAGCTGGTAGGCCACGGTGAGCTAATGTCCACCCTGCTGTTTGTTGAGGTCCTGCGCCAGCGCAACGTGGCTGCCGAGTGGTTTGATGTACGTAAAGTGATGCGTACCAATGACCGTTTTGGCCGTGCCGAGCCAGAATCCACAGCCTTAACCGAGCTGGTCAACAGCCAGCTGAAGCCCCGCACTGCCGAAGCCTTAATCGTCACCCAAGGCTTTATCGGTTGCGAAGCGCAAGGCCGCACCACCACGCTGGGCCGTGGCGGCAGTGATTATACCGCGGCACTGCTGGGGGAGGCGCTACACGCCAGCCGCATTGATATCTGGACCGATGTACCGGGCATTTACACTACCGACCCACGCGTGGTCCCCTCTGCCAAGCGTATCGACGAGATCACTTTTGAAGAAGCCGCTGAAATGGCGACCTTCGGTGCGAAGGTGCTTCACCCGGCCACCCTGCTGCCTGCGGTGCGCAGCGATATTCCAGTGTTTGTCGGCTCCAGTAAAAATCCGTCCGCCGGGGGGACGATAGTATGCAATGAAACCCGTCACCCACCGCTGTTCCGCGCTCTCGCGCTGCGCCGTAAGCAAACGCTACTGACGCTGCACAGCCTGAATATGCTACACGCGCGCGGTTTCCTTGCTGAGGTATTTAATATCCTTGCACGTCACAGTATCTCCGTGGATTTGATTACCACCTCGGAAGTCAGCGTGGCGCTGACGCTGGATACCACCGGTTCGACCTCGACCAGTGACAGTCTGCTGACTCAGGCACTGCTGACAGAACTCTCCTCATTGTGTCGCGTAGAAGTCGAAGAGAACCTGGCGCTGGTGGCGATTATTGGGAATCAACTCTCGAAGGCGTGCGGCGTGGGTAAAGAGGTATTCGGCGTGCTGGAGCCGTTTAACCTGCGCATGATCTGTTACGGCGCAAGCAGCTATAACCTCTGCTTCCTGGTACCGGGTAATGATGCGGAGAAGATCGTGCAGACACTGCATCGCAATATCTTTGAATGA
- the metA gene encoding homoserine O-acetyltransferase MetA: MPIRVPDELPAVSFLRNENVFVMTSTRASTQMIRPLKVLVLNLMPKKIETENQFLRLLSNSPLQIDIQLLRIDTRESRNTPSEHLNNFYCNFEDIQNDNFDGLIVTGAPLGLIEFCDVAYWPQIQKVLHWAKEHVTSTLFVCWAVQAALNILYGIPKQTRDSKLSGVFDHRILHPHALLTRGFDDNFLAPHSRYADFPTGLLRDYTDLEIYAESEHTGAYLFASKDKRLAFVTGHPEYDALTLAGEYHRDYEAGLNPQVPFNYFPQDNPQLPPRASWRSHGNLLFSNWLNYYVYQITPFDLRHMNPTLD; the protein is encoded by the coding sequence ATGCCAATCAGGGTACCCGATGAATTACCTGCGGTGAGTTTTTTGCGCAACGAGAACGTCTTTGTGATGACCTCTACTCGTGCCAGCACTCAGATGATCCGCCCGTTAAAAGTACTGGTGCTGAATCTGATGCCGAAGAAAATTGAAACGGAGAACCAGTTTCTGCGTTTGCTTTCTAACTCACCATTGCAGATCGATATCCAGCTATTGCGCATCGATACACGTGAATCTCGCAATACGCCGTCGGAACATTTGAATAATTTCTACTGTAATTTTGAAGATATACAGAATGATAACTTTGATGGGCTGATCGTAACCGGCGCGCCGCTTGGTCTTATTGAGTTTTGCGATGTTGCCTACTGGCCACAAATCCAGAAGGTGCTACATTGGGCAAAAGAGCACGTAACTTCCACGCTGTTTGTCTGTTGGGCAGTACAGGCCGCACTAAACATCCTGTATGGCATTCCTAAGCAGACGCGCGATAGCAAACTGTCTGGCGTATTTGATCACCGTATATTACATCCGCATGCTCTGCTAACCCGTGGCTTTGATGATAACTTTCTGGCGCCTCATTCACGTTACGCTGACTTCCCTACGGGACTGCTACGTGACTATACCGACCTGGAGATATATGCTGAATCAGAACATACCGGCGCGTATCTGTTCGCCAGTAAGGATAAGCGTCTCGCATTCGTGACCGGTCACCCTGAATATGATGCGTTAACCTTAGCGGGTGAATATCACCGGGATTATGAGGCAGGCTTGAATCCACAAGTACCGTTTAACTACTTCCCGCAAGACAATCCGCAGCTGCCTCCGCGTGCCAGCTGGCGCAGTCACGGTAACCTGCTGTTCTCTAACTGGTTAAACTACTATGTTTACCAGATCACGCCGTTCGATCTGCGCCATATGAATCCAACGCTGGATTGA
- the purH gene encoding bifunctional phosphoribosylaminoimidazolecarboxamide formyltransferase/IMP cyclohydrolase: MQLHRPVRRALLSVSDKAGILEFAQALSRRGVELLSTGGTARLLADAGLPVTEVSDYTGFPEMMDGRVKTLHPKVHGGILGRRGQDDAVMAEHGISPVDMVVVNLYPFAQTVARADCSLEDAVENIDIGGPTMVRSAAKNHKDVAIVVKSSDYQAIIAELDANENSLTLATRFDLAIKAFEHTAAYDSMIANYFGSMVPAYHGETTEPAGRFPRTLNLNFIKKQDMRYGENSHQQAAFYIEEEVSEASVATAQQVQGKALSYNNIADTDAALECVKEFNQPACVIVKHANPCGVATGSSILDAYGRAYQTDPTSAFGGIIAFNRELDEATAQAISSRQFVEVIIAPSASDAALKVTATKQNVRVLTCGQWQQRQTGLDFKRVNGGLLVQDRDLGMVGESQLRVVSKRQPGEQELRDALFCWKVAKFVKSNAIVYARDNMTIGIGAGQMSRVYSTKIAGIKAADEGLAVTGSAMASDAFFPFRDGIDAAAAVGVTCVIQPGGSIRDDEVIAAADEHGIAMIFTDMRHFRH; the protein is encoded by the coding sequence ATGCAACTACATCGTCCTGTACGCCGCGCGCTGCTCAGCGTGTCTGACAAAGCCGGTATCCTCGAATTCGCACAGGCGCTTTCCCGGCGCGGCGTCGAACTGCTCTCCACCGGCGGGACTGCCCGCCTGCTGGCTGATGCCGGTCTGCCCGTTACTGAAGTCTCGGACTACACCGGTTTCCCGGAAATGATGGATGGGCGCGTTAAAACGTTACATCCGAAAGTGCATGGCGGTATTTTAGGACGCCGTGGTCAGGATGATGCCGTTATGGCCGAACACGGTATCTCGCCCGTTGATATGGTCGTCGTTAACCTTTATCCCTTCGCCCAAACCGTAGCTCGTGCAGACTGTTCGCTGGAAGATGCGGTTGAAAATATCGATATCGGTGGCCCCACAATGGTGCGCTCTGCCGCCAAGAATCATAAGGACGTGGCTATCGTGGTGAAGAGCAGCGACTATCAGGCCATCATTGCAGAACTGGATGCCAATGAGAATTCACTGACGCTGGCAACCCGTTTTGATCTGGCGATCAAAGCTTTTGAACACACTGCGGCTTACGACAGTATGATTGCCAACTACTTTGGCAGTATGGTCCCCGCCTATCACGGTGAGACAACCGAACCCGCCGGCCGTTTCCCGCGCACGCTGAATCTGAACTTTATTAAAAAGCAGGATATGCGCTATGGCGAAAACAGCCACCAGCAGGCTGCCTTCTATATAGAAGAGGAGGTCAGTGAGGCGTCCGTTGCCACCGCACAGCAGGTACAGGGTAAAGCCCTCTCTTATAACAACATCGCTGATACCGACGCCGCGCTGGAGTGCGTAAAGGAGTTCAACCAGCCGGCCTGCGTTATCGTCAAGCATGCGAACCCGTGCGGCGTGGCGACAGGCAGCTCAATTCTCGATGCCTACGGGCGTGCTTACCAAACCGACCCCACTTCTGCTTTCGGCGGCATTATCGCCTTCAACCGTGAGCTGGATGAAGCCACCGCACAGGCGATCAGCAGCCGCCAGTTTGTAGAGGTTATCATTGCGCCTTCCGCCAGCGATGCGGCGCTGAAGGTGACCGCTACTAAACAGAACGTGCGCGTGCTGACCTGTGGTCAGTGGCAGCAGCGTCAGACGGGTCTCGACTTCAAGCGTGTCAACGGTGGCCTGCTGGTGCAGGATCGCGATCTCGGCATGGTAGGTGAAAGCCAGCTACGCGTGGTCAGTAAGCGCCAGCCAGGCGAGCAGGAACTGCGTGATGCGCTGTTCTGCTGGAAAGTGGCTAAATTTGTTAAGTCAAACGCCATTGTTTATGCCCGTGATAATATGACCATCGGCATAGGGGCCGGTCAGATGAGCCGCGTTTACTCGACTAAAATCGCCGGTATCAAAGCCGCTGATGAAGGTCTGGCAGTCACAGGTTCGGCGATGGCTTCTGACGCTTTCTTCCCGTTCCGCGACGGTATTGATGCCGCCGCCGCCGTTGGCGTGACCTGCGTGATCCAGCCGGGAGGCTCAATTCGAGATGATGAAGTGATCGCTGCGGCAGATGAACACGGCATTGCCATGATCTTTACCGACATGCGTCACTTCCGCCATTAA
- the purD gene encoding phosphoribosylamine--glycine ligase, with protein sequence MKILVIGNGGREHALAWKAAQSPLADRVFVAPGNAGTALEPALHNVAISPTDIQGLLNFALNENIDLTIVGPEAPLVIGVVDAFRSAGLKIFGPTQAAAQLEGSKAFTKDFLARHQIPSAEYQNFTAVEPALAYVREKGAPIVIKADGLAAGKGVIVAMTLQEAEDAIQHMLAGNAFGNAGHRIVVEEFLDGEEASFIVMVDGKNVLPMATSQDHKRVGDGDSGPNTGGMGAYSPAPVVTDVIHQRVMDEVIWPTVRGMAAEGNVYTGFLYAGLMIDKSGQPKVIEFNCRFGDPETQPIMLRLQSDLVDLCLAAVEGKLDQKNSVWDPRPSLGVVLAAGGYPGDYINGEQIHGLPVEEVADGKVFHAGTTLQDGLVVTSGGRVLCVTALGEDVAAAQRRAYQLAKPIYWNGSFCRSDIGYRAIDRQ encoded by the coding sequence ATGAAAATTTTAGTCATTGGTAACGGTGGCCGTGAGCACGCGCTGGCCTGGAAAGCCGCTCAGTCTCCGCTGGCCGATCGTGTATTTGTTGCTCCGGGCAATGCCGGAACCGCGCTGGAACCGGCCTTACACAACGTGGCTATCAGCCCCACCGATATTCAGGGGCTGCTGAACTTTGCCCTGAATGAAAACATCGACCTGACGATTGTCGGCCCGGAAGCGCCGCTGGTTATCGGCGTGGTGGACGCATTCCGCAGCGCCGGACTGAAAATATTCGGCCCGACTCAGGCCGCCGCACAGCTGGAAGGTTCGAAGGCATTCACCAAAGATTTTCTTGCACGCCATCAGATCCCGTCCGCTGAATACCAGAACTTCACCGCGGTCGAACCGGCTCTTGCTTACGTACGTGAGAAAGGTGCACCGATTGTGATTAAGGCCGATGGCCTGGCCGCGGGTAAAGGGGTAATCGTTGCCATGACGCTGCAGGAAGCGGAAGACGCTATCCAGCATATGCTGGCGGGCAATGCGTTTGGCAACGCCGGGCACCGCATCGTGGTAGAGGAGTTTCTCGACGGCGAAGAAGCCAGCTTTATTGTGATGGTCGATGGCAAAAACGTGCTGCCAATGGCCACCAGCCAGGATCACAAGCGCGTGGGCGATGGCGATAGCGGCCCGAATACCGGTGGTATGGGGGCTTATTCCCCGGCACCGGTGGTCACCGATGTCATTCATCAGCGGGTGATGGACGAAGTGATCTGGCCAACCGTGCGAGGCATGGCTGCTGAAGGCAATGTCTATACCGGGTTCCTGTATGCCGGCTTGATGATCGACAAAAGCGGTCAGCCAAAGGTGATTGAATTTAACTGTCGCTTTGGCGATCCGGAAACCCAGCCGATCATGCTGCGTCTGCAATCCGATCTGGTCGATCTGTGCCTGGCTGCCGTTGAAGGTAAGCTGGATCAGAAAAATTCCGTCTGGGATCCTCGTCCATCACTGGGCGTGGTTCTGGCAGCCGGTGGCTACCCGGGAGACTATATCAACGGTGAGCAGATCCACGGCCTGCCTGTGGAAGAAGTGGCAGACGGGAAAGTGTTCCATGCGGGGACGACGCTTCAGGACGGCCTGGTGGTAACCAGCGGCGGCCGCGTGCTGTGCGTCACCGCGCTGGGCGAAGACGTAGCCGCAGCCCAACGACGCGCCTACCAGCTGGCAAAGCCCATTTACTGGAATGGCAGCTTTTGCCGCTCGGATATTGGCTATCGCGCCATCGATCGTCAATAA